The genomic window TGACCGATCTCTTAACAAAGATGGAATACAGCAGAGACAAGGAAAAAACAGCCAAACAGTGGGTACAGACTCATCCGACGCTGGTGAGCTCATGGCTGAATAAGAAATAATATCGCAAAGCCAGACAAAGGCTTTTAATATCCTGTTGCTTATTTTTAAAAAAACAAGGGTGCTTTGCTTGACTAGGAAATACAAAATAAGAACTTTTGTATGGTTGGGCTAAGTGAAATCAAAGATTCAAAGGAGTCAAACGCGTGTATTAAATTTATAGGTATTCAGATGGATTCAGTCTTTATTTAGCTTTGCAATGAATTAAAATCTGCGCAATCAGCCCAATCTGCGAGAAAAAATAAACGTCTTAAAAACCCGGAATTTCCAACAACTTTTTCTTCAATTCTTCCGGCAGAAAAATTCCTTCATGATAATCGACGAGATTCTGATTTTTATCTAAAATGATCCAAAGCGGATAAACCGGCCGGCTTTTGTTCCTTGATAATGCCAAAGCCAGTTCATGAATCCCGGAATTGCCGTTCGGAAGGTAATGAAATGCTTTCCCCTGAAACCTGACCGTTTCCGTGGTTTTCTCTGCTTCAAACGGGATGAAATAAAAATGGTCGTTAATAAATTCCAAAAGCTGCTGATCTTTATTCAATTTAAATTGTTCCATCTTACAAACCGGACACCAGTCCGTATAAATATGAATAACCGCCGGCCTGGGTTCATGCTTCTGTTTCATTTCCCAATCTGCAAAACTGACAGTCCTGAGTTGAGAAAGACAGAAACAAGGAATTATCATTAAAAAGAGGATTATTGATTTCATATTATCTTTTTTGACTTTGTAAAGATGGAAGACGGATGATGGATGCTTGAAGTGGTTTTGGCTTCGCTCAGCCACCGGGATTTTCAGTACATGATCTTAATCGGGGTTTCCGAGGATCTCAAGCACTGGCCCTAGTTAAGTTCAACCAATTGAAAATCTTTGATTTTCCTCTTATGTGATCTAAAACGATACGCAATACTTTAAACTAAAATCTTATGTGACTCATGTGTCAAAAGCTTTTGAGACTTGTGAGGTTATATTCTTAGGTTCAAGTTTAATTTATTTCAAAGTATACTTTACTCCCAGGAATCCCCTTATTTTCTGCATCGGCGCATAGCCGTACGTCGTATTAAAGGTGTAGTCGTTCGGATTGGTCACCGGATCATTTACAGTCCGGTCGAACGGATCAAACGGACGCATCAGCGGATCTTTCGGTGTGAAATTGAAAAGGTTCTTGATGCCGCAGTAGACTTCAAATCCGGAGCTGAAACTTTTGGAAACCTGGATGTTGGCCAGGGAATACCAGGGAGAATATTCCGGACGGTAATCGTTGGGCAGAACCGGCAGCCGCATGGGTCCGTAAAACTGACCGGTAAAATCGACAGCCAGGTCATTTGGAAAACGGTAGGTCAGGTTGTATGTTCCGCTCCATCTCGGGGCATGGAGCTGTTGTGATTTCTCCCGTTCATCATCAAACTTCTGATAAACATCCAGGTAGGTAAAGCCCAGATTCACACTTAACGGAAAACCGAAACTGTAATCGACATTTAAAGAAGCACCTCTGGAAATGCCGTACCCATGAAGGTTGTCATAAATAATTTTTCCCGGATCGGTATCGAAATCCCCGACAATCTTATTGCTGAAATACGTATAAAAAGCAGAAGCATCCAGACTGATCAGCCGGTCGCCTGCCGGAATTTTCCAGATGTAGTTCAGATTTCCGTTCACGGATCTTTCCGGTTTCAGGTCAGATTGAATCACCACTTCCCGCGACCCCGTGAGTGCTGCATGGTCTTCCGTAAACAGGTTCACCACACGGAATCCGGTCCCGAAATTGAACCGCAGCGTATGATAAGGGTTTGGCGAAAACTTCCAGGCAAAGCGCGGGGAATGGACAGCATGATGGATTCGATCATAATCAAACCGGTATCCCAAAA from Chryseobacterium sp. SORGH_AS_0447 includes these protein-coding regions:
- a CDS encoding thioredoxin fold domain-containing protein; translated protein: MKSIILFLMIIPCFCLSQLRTVSFADWEMKQKHEPRPAVIHIYTDWCPVCKMEQFKLNKDQQLLEFINDHFYFIPFEAEKTTETVRFQGKAFHYLPNGNSGIHELALALSRNKSRPVYPLWIILDKNQNLVDYHEGIFLPEELKKKLLEIPGF